The Primulina huaijiensis isolate GDHJ02 chromosome 10, ASM1229523v2, whole genome shotgun sequence region CAAGAAAACAAACCGGAAACAAGAAAGGAAACAAGTCAGTAGGAAATGGTAGTAATGGCAATAACAAAGAAGGGAGGTGGGCAGAACAACTGCTGAATCCATGTGCTGCTGCTGTCACAGCCCGAAACCCTTCCCGAGTCCTGCACTTCTTGTATGTTCTTCATGACCTCGCCTCACTCAGCGGTGACGCTAATCACCGGCTGTCGTTTTACGGCCTCTGCGCGCTGAAACACCATGTTTCCTCAGCCCCTGCAAGCAGTTTTTCTGCATCAGCGGGTAGCAAAGCTTTTGCTTCCAGCAACCCAAAATTCTTTAGGGATTCTTTAATCAAGTTCAATGACATTAACCCTTGGTTTCGGATCCCTAATAACGTAGCAAACACTTCGATCCTGCAGATACTTGCAGAACAAGCTCAACCAAGTAACCTACACATTCTAGACATCGGAGTTTCACATGGGGTCCAATGGCCTACGCTGCTGGAAGAACTGACTCGGAGAGCTGGTGGGCCACCACCTTTGGTCCGCCTAACCGTGATTGCTCCTGCCGCCACGAATGATCAATCAAGAAACACGGCCCCATTTGCTAATGGCCCGCCAGACTACGATTTTTCGTCTAAACTACTTACTTTCGCCAAGGATTTGAACGTTAACTTACAGATCAACAGGCTCGAGAACTTACAGATGCAGAATCTAAATTCACAGTTGATAAACTCTTCAGCCGAAGAAACGTTAGTCGTCTGTGCACAGTTTAGGCTACACAATCTGAGCCACGGCATGACGGACGACAGGACGAAGTTCCTGAAGGTGTTGAGAAGCTTGAACCCGAAAGGTGTTATCTTATGTGAGAATAACACAGATTGCTGCTGTATCAACTGCGGAGACTTTGCAACCGGATTTCCCAGACGGGTCGAGTACTTATGGAGATTCTTGGACTCAACAAGTATTGCATACAAAGGGCGAGAGAGTGAGGAAAGAAGGATGATGGAAGCAGAAGCAGCTAAAGTTTTGATAAATTCGGGAGAGATGAATGAAAGGAAGGAGAAATGGTGTGAAAGAATGAGGCATGCTGGATTTACGGATGATGTTTTTGGCGAGGAGACGATTGATGGAGCAAAGGCTTTGCTGAGGAAATATGACAGCAACTGGGAGATTCGAGTGGAAGATAGAGACGGCTGTGTTGGGTTGTTGTGGAAAGGACAGCCGGTGTCATTTTGTTCCCTATGGAAGATGGATTCGGGGGCGTAGGATTGTTCGATATAGTTATGTATGAGTAGTACTTTGTGTCCCTTTTATGAGTGTGCATCAGAATATGATTTGAATCTTTTTGCTGTTATGAAATTCATTTCATGTCAAAGCAACAAATTTTTACGATTATTTGATGCTTAGATACTGATAAAAACAAAACCTTGCTCAAGGAAACTATGATTATGCAAAAACAGAAACATTAAGAATTGCATCAGAATTGTGTATCTATCCCAAAAGGAGACCTGGAAGTGTCAGAAGTCATGCCAGTTGGAACACTcgaataaaagaaaacaaacgtaTACATACGGATACACCTTTACTTCCAAACTCCTTGATCATCTTTTTCAGCCGTTCTTTTCTTTCCCCGATATTTCATGACCTTATTtcactttatttttaatttttcctttttcatgtcTTCACCCTTTTGCTTTTTGGACGGCTCCCACTCTCTCTCTTGCATCAAATTTCCATCTTTACACATAGATTCCTTCCCCACATCATCTTTCTCCCCCATATAAATTTCCTACTTAGATTGTACTTCATTGTCACTCAATCAAACTGGTCGGTTTTCTTGTATTGTCAAGAAAACCTGCCtcttaacattcttctttgtcttGTACCACTCTTCTTTAGACCCTCGAAAATGGCTATTTGTGCTAATTATCCTCATCAGAATTCCTCCAAAAGGGGATTGGCCATGGTTCTTGCCCTTGCATCCGCAATCATTCTTTCACCGTTGTATGTCAAAGGCCGTAGAAGCGAAAGCCGGTACGAGGAGCATTGGGGTTCTAGCGGTTTTGTGCTCCTGCCAGTGGTGGTAGTGGCAGGATTGATAGTTGCCATTAAAACAACTTCTTCAACGAAACAGAGGGGGGAAGCTGATTTTTCACATCAAGATACAAATGCCAGCTTGGTGTTTAGAATTGGGAGTTCATCTTTGGGGCTTGCTGGGATTTTAATCATGCTTTTGTTTGTGATTTCATGGCAGTCTTCTGTGAAACACTTCTTCTGGAGATAAAGAAAACAAGCAACGGATTATTTTGATGGTTGTTATGTTTCTCAGTGATTAATATAAATCCAACTTTTTCTTTATTGATTTTGCATTCCGTTAAGCAAATATCTCACAGAGCTCGAGTGGATAGTTTTATATAAGCATGGATGCATATGATACAGCTCGTATTAAATCCTTCAAAAAATCAATGTTCCGCCAAAGCGTGGATCAATCAACCAGTCTAAATGttcaaatttaaagaaattgcTGTCTTGATTTGTTAGGACAAACTAAAACTAAACGTTTATAATGTATTAGAGTGAAATGAAAAACGTGACAAAATCAAGAACACGACATTCGAAATATTAACACattgtactaaaaaaaatcaatatcacCAATGTCAACCGACATTTAAATGAAAAACTGACTAAATTGGGTACGAAATAAATATCATAGAGGAAATTACCTATATTCAATCGATCTATCGCGtccttttaaaatatataatttcttcATGGAACAATCATATAGCTTCTGTTCTTTACAATTGCGTATCATATAATGTATACAACAGAATATATGCATTTATGTCGTCTACTGTGAGTGTGCGTATACACACACTATAAAAGAATCACTTCGATAAAGGGTGGTCAGCTTCTTAACCTAGTCGTGGTACCGGAAGCAGGCACTGAGCTTGAGATGGTGCTGCCCTTATCATACATCCGTTTTATTTCTTCCCGGTACACGGTCAAAGATTTGTCTGGTATGGCTGGAGTTAATTCCACCACGTCACCCATTTTCAGCTTGCACATAGGATTACTGACAGGAGCATAGTTTAGCCGTGGCCTGAGCTCCTCCTTCACAGGGAACCCATATGAGGTTCGTCTAGAACTGCCTCGACCAGCTGTCTCCAGCACATCCATCACAGAAGAGTTCGATGAGAACTCCTGCACTGACATCTGCAAATTCCATATACCAGGTCGTATTGTAAGAATTCAACGAAGAGAAGGATAATCTCCATGACCACAAAATTCATGGAATTATTGTTAACCTTCAAGTAATCAGAGAATTTTTTGAGAACAAAGAATACACCTTATCATTCTCAATCAGGATGACAAAGACAGGTCCATCAAGGCCACAGTGTGGTTTGCAAGAAAATGTGCAATCTTCAGAATGAGTGGGAAACCTGCAAGGTGGCGTTGTGGAGCCAATACCACCGCTAGATGAACCATCTTTGTTCATTGCCTCACACTGCCAGGTAATGACCCAACGTGCCCATTCAACCATCTGAAGTACGAAGGAAGAGTACTGAGAATCACCTTCTTTGTATCTCCAATGTGCGGCAAATCCACACTCAGCTTGCAAGTGCATCTCTTTTGTTCGAATCTGAACTTCAAGGGGAACCGTACCCTCACCTATAACTACTGTATGTAGAGATTGGTACCTATGAAATCATAATGTACATTAAGCATAGAAAAAATCATGATGCAGCAGACATTAAAACAATGACAACCTCACAGACAATATAGCATACCCATTAAACTTGGGACAAATTATGTAGTCCTTGAACCTTCCTGGAACTTCATGCCACAGCTGCTGGACAACTTTCAGAGCTTTATAGCAATCTTCTTCTGTTTCGACAATCAATCTTAATCCATGAATATCATGAATAGCATCCATATTCAGGTTTTTCCTACAAAAGGTGAACGATAACACAATACATGAGAACTGATCACCCCACATATTGAGTATATAACAGAACCCCCAAGCCTTCAGAATGAATCAGAACACAAATTAGTACTGTTAGGTCCATGTTTTGTATCAAGTGCATTAAAATGAGCTTCACTTTTATGATGACGAATGCCACTACTAAatcattaatattaaataatccaCAATGAATCAAAATAACCTTAAGCTAATCACAAACAACATAAAAgcaaaactaaataaatctcAAACCCACGCATAAGGAAACGAGATAAAATCAACTCAAGTTTAAGCTAATTAtagaaaacataaaaataataagaaaatctATCTCAGAACTACGCATGCAAGTAAGATAAAATCAACAAGCTTTAAGCTAATTacggaaaaaataaaaacaaaacagaaaTCTATCTCAATCTGCATGCAAGGCAAGATAGTATCAACAAAATTTAGGCTAATTACAGAAAACAtaagaacaaaaatgaaaatcaaTCTCAAAGGCATGAACGAAAAAGTGAGAGAAATCAAACATACTTCAACATTTTCGAATATATGCTGTACAAGCTTTTATGGCGACCTGATAGACAGTGGAAAGAAGTTCCATCAGCCTTCAAAGCTTGCTCCAGCTTCTCCACAGCGGAACTAATCATGGCTTCATCGTAACATTTCACAAGCTTAGATGATAACTCTTTATGCTCATTAGGATTGAGATATTGGAAACAGAGATTTTCCAGCTGATCTTTCCAAGTGGAGATCCCTAATCTGTAGGCAAGTGGAGCAAATATTTCTAAAGTTTCCTTTGCGAACCTTTGTTGTTTGATCAAAGGCAATGCATTCAATGTCATCATGTTATGCAATCTATCAGCCAATTTAACCAAAACAGCTCTAGCATCTGTCATCGCAAGAAACATAGTGTGTAGTCGATCTGCCTCAACGGTTTTACTGGCAGTGTTGTTTTCACGAGCAAGCTTGCTCAATTGGCTAAGCTTAGACACCTGAAAACGCCAACAATATTAATACCACAATTATACAAAATCATTACCAGGAAAAAGATAAGAAGAGAATTCCtactcaatttaattaaacaagttCTTAGCTCAGTCAAAAGATTCTCATCGACATTAAAAGCCTTTCACCTAATTACAATACCTTTCAAAAGATCCAAGACCCAAGTATGGCATCGAGTCCAAGAAATCTACATCAAGACTGCTATATAACTATAGATATCATCAGGATCCACAGTCTAAACACTTGGCCATATAAATAGCCAGTAGGAAATTAACACAACAATTACGATTATGAAAAGGGGGAGAGAAGCTAAATCTTCAATTTAACACACCAAAAACCAGAAACTAAGTTACCAACACAATCAAATCAACGATAAAACTAGTCATCACATCCTATCCCTATATAGAAAGGTATACAAACAGAACCAGATATGTACCGTATGTTGAAATTCAATTAATgggtataaaatttaaacatattttGTCTCACCCCCTCAACTAATTCAGCAACTTCAGCTCCCAAAGACCGGAAAATATGGTCATACGTAAGAAAAGAATCGTCAACAGAGTCATGCAAAAGCCCTGCGGCAACAACTGTAGAATTAGCCCCAATCTTTGCCAGTAGAACCGCTGTCTCCACGCAATGCTGCAAATATGGATGCCCACTAGCCCGAATCTAAACAAATCCACAGAATCCCAATAATGATTTCCTTAATTTCCGAATTCATTAGCACCAAACTATGAAAATTCAGAACAAAAAAGACAAGTCAAATACCTGCCCTCTGTGAGCCTTCTCTGCTTCATAAAAAGCCTTGACGACAAAATCATCCCTGAATATTAAATGTGTCGACTGCGCCTCCGAAAGCAAATCTTTTGCATAAGGAGGCAATTGAAAGTCGACGAAAGTGTCTTCCATGTTGAACGTGAGCTCATCCGAGGACAAATCATTTGATGACGAGAAATCTAGGTCCTTAACACCCAAACTCAAGGCCACCGAATCATAATCCACGTATGAACCCAACGCATGGCTCACGAAGCCATTGACCAAGGCCCCACTTCCGGACACAACGGAACTCAATTCTGACCCAACTGAATTAAAAcctgcattaattctcataggCGAGCTTCGAGAACCAGGGCCAATCGAATTATTCGGACCTTGCAACACGGACACGGGGCTCTGATGAGCCTGATCTCGTTTCAAATACGAGCTCAAGGAAGACTGCCGAAAAGAAGAAGCTAACTCCTCGGTTCTCTCCTGCCATCTGGAAGCCAACTCCTCCCCTCCAGCTGAATAACTCGCCGATTTAATCTGCGCCGAGGAAAACATTAGCGAAAGTCCCCCAACTAAATGTTTTTGCGACGGCGATGGCGACGCGGAAGCCGAAGAATTTGAGCGGCCGTTCATGTCTACATCGAACGAAGCGTGGGGGCTAATCTGGTGCGGCGCGGAGCACACGCCGCTCGGTGGACTCGCGTAAAGAACTATAGTCGGAACGCCCATATTCAACCCCCAATCAACCAAATTTCGCCCCCTAAAATCCGTAATTTCAGAAATCAAACACACTCAATCCCAAATTCCAGGTTTTTTATAAATCGCAATATCAGGCACACCGACAGAATCCAGAACAACGAATATACACAGCAATATCAATATGTACAGATCTGAGcgtaaaatttcaatttttattcgAAATCGAAAGGGAAAATAAAAGAATTCGAGAATTAAATTcacgagagagagagagagaaaaaatCTTCTCTACTGAATGGAGATTCTTTTCCTAGCCTCTGAGAAATTGTTTCCTTTAACAGCGAGAGGAGGACTGTGAAATGACGGTCATACCCTCGATGACgcatttgtttttttgttaatGTAAGATGAACATAACGACTCGCACTTTCCACGAATCCTGCCCATAAAAATatcgcaattttttttttaaataatcattttgatgatttttattcTCATTCTTCCATTCTGCAGCATGTAAAAAACTTACGTAAGATAATCTCACGActcatattttgtgatacggatattttatttgtgtcattcatgaaaaagtattactttttacgctaagagtatctcttatttgggttatccatgaaaaaatattattttttatgttaaaagtattactttttattgtaaatatcggtatagttgacccgtcttacagataaagattcgtaagaccgtctcataagagacttaCTCCCGCAGTAACTATTcttattcttttaaaaaattcatatgaaATTTTATCACATAAATGGAGTTTAAACGAATCGATTCGATTTGCAAATTTTTTGAATTGGCTCGAAAAATATTGTATTAGTATTCGAGCTTATCGAATTCGAATCGAACTTGAATATGTTCGAACTTTTTTTCGACTCGAATTCGAActcaatttattttgtttaataattcGCGAGCCGCttgttatatattaaattaataaatttctaGTATTTCCCGTACTTATTTTTGAGCAATAGCTCCAATATTTCACGACCATGTTCGAATATTTCGAGCGAAATTGATCTCGAGCTTTAATTCGAACCGGATTCGAaccaaaagttttaaaattttcgaatttcgAATCCAGATCGAGTTCAAAACTAATGCGATCTGAATTCGAGCATTCAAATTTTCGTCATATTTTGTTCGATTTAATTTGTTTACACCCTAAGCACACATAACGTCTCCATGCATTATGGGTTAGCAAAATTttggttaaataaaattaatcgaTCAAACTAAATTAGTTTGAAAATTGGATTTGGTTAATTCGATAATTATCTTTAATTTCTCAGAAATATCAGTTTAATTGATCTgatattacattaaaaaaatcagGATATAAATAACAAATCGGTGAATAAATTAATGGTGGATCAATTAAATTATAGAGATTAAGATAAGAATGAAACGTGTTAATGTTGTGACGTGAGGATTAATTTATTCTTTTAACCTTGCTTTAGTTGGAGTCCAAAGGTCACTAAGAATTTGCTTGTCCAAAGGTCACTAAGAATTtgcttgaattttattttaactagaatttaacttaaaaaaacatataatttacCACTGCctgaaattatttatataagatTAAATAGTAGgtatattgtgagacggtctcacgaatctttatatgtgaaacgggtcaaccctatcgatattcacaataaaaaataatactcttaacataaaaagtaatattttttcatggatgacccaaataagagatctgtctcacaaaacacgacctatgagaccgtctcacacaagtttttgtcaagattaaatttataaaatctaAGTAATTTCTTTAATAACGAAATAATTAAGAATATTGGATAAAATGTGAAAAGgatataatttattctttaattatatttttctcttttgATAATATTgtgtttattaaattatatagttTTGTCTTTCTATACTACCGATATCTTTGATAAACTCTagatatgatatatttacttaaaagaatttatttcataattaaattattgtttcCGTATCTTGTAGTATTCTATTCAAGGAATAAACTTTAAGGCAAgagaaatttataaataattaaatatagatATTGGGATCTATGAGATGATGCACATATTTTAAGACATTGGAGGAGATCAGTGCATGATTAATTATATCTTATTTTATTCATCAAATATTAATTGtatgataaattaaattattttgttgcaTGTTGTATTAAAGTGTTGTAACATTGCATACAACACCTACATCTAATTCACACAATCTTCATCTATTTAGTACTTTATAGTCAAAAAAACTCTTTTAATTGGTATTAGAGTGACACTTGACGTTTACTAACTGAGattctatttatttttgtttgaacaGGAAAAAGTACCATGGACATGTCAACTTTCAACATAGCACTTCGACCACTAGTTTTGGATGAATccaaatatgctatttgaaaaGTCAAGATGAGGGTCTACATAAAATCTATTGAAGAAAGAGTATAGCAACGTGTTATAGATGGTTGGACTCCACCAGAAGATGGTGACAATTTGATTAAATCAGTAAGTGCTTGGACAATTGATGAAATCCAGATTTTGAACTTCAACTCAAAGACACTCAATGTCATTTTCAAGTCAGTTGACATAAATATGTTCACTCTAATCACTAATTGTGTCTTTGCCAAGTATGCATGAGAAATCCTTCAAAGATACTGTGAAGGATTTGAAAGCGTGCGAAGAACAAAGCTAAGGATGATAAccacaaattttgaaattttgagaaTGGAAGTAACATAGTCTATTACTGCTCATGATCACCGAATGCATGATATTGCAAATGAAGCCTTCAGTTTTGGTGATCcgatttttaatgaaaaactaGTCAGTAAGGTGTTAAGATCACTTCCATAACTATTTAACATTAAGATACGTGCAATCGACGAATCTTAAGACACCACCAAGCTTGGTTTGGATGATTTGATAGGTTATCTCAAAACCTTTGAGATTAATCTGGATTTAcagaagaaaaacaaaataaatattattgcaTTCCAAGTCTCAAATGATTCTTACAATGATCTATTTCAACTGTCTCAAGAAGTCGCCCAATCTAATCTGTATGATGAATCCATCTCACTGACCATTAAGAAGTTTGGAGACTATCTAAAGAAGATGAGAGACAAGAAGAAATCGGGCCAGCAACTTAAACTTCTTAGCATTATAGCTCCCGAGAAAACTCAAAGGATTGCACCTGCTCAATGAAAATTTCGACCAAGGAATGATGGAAATATTCAATCGGATATTAAAAGATTAGAATTTGTTCAATGCAAAGAGTGTTTAGGCTTCATACATTATGCTAATGAACATGCCAATAAACTTAGCAAAAACAAAGGATTAAATGTCTCCCTAAGTGATGAAGATTCTGACGAAGAACAGGGATCCAGTGAAGGGGAGAATCACATTTCTTTGTTTGAACTATTACATGAGAAACATTCAATGCAAATTAATTCACTAGGTGGTGGTTCTGGTGTTGTAAAACCTGGTAGGAACACCTCTCCAAATTCATCAAGTTCTATCTGCCTCAATGTGATGATGACCTCTACTTATTCAAGTGATTTTGAAAACTCATGATGTAGATGAAGAAAAAATCAATTTGGAAAGCGTGTAGAAACAATGTGAGGAAATATATGCTGATAAGATCAAAAAGAACAAATTGAACTCGACTCTCTCGCAAGATAATATAAAGTTGAAAGGTTGTGTGTCCAGACTTGAAGTGATGCTAAGTAAGAAGGACATGGAGTTGTGCAAGACCAAGGCTGAACTTGATCAGGCTTTTGCAGCATGCAGATGGTGGATTAAAATCAATGAAGCTGCATTTTTCCTCTTTGATCTATGGGATTCTAAAATCACAGGGCTTTGTTTGTGACCTGAGTAAAGAACTTTCGGATATCAGTGACTTTCCGAAGATTGCACATGCATACTTTAAGGAGAATCGAAAACTTGATCTGCCTTAGTTTTAGCATGGTGTTGCCTCGGTGGTTGGCAACATGACATCTTCATCTCGTACGAAACTCTATGAGTATTTCATGCTATCTATCTCTCTTTTCCAAGCCCTGATCGACTTTGGACTTCAGCAAATTCAGAATGTCAAAGAGTTCATTGCTCATTGTGAAGCTCAGGTGGCGGACTATCGATTGCTTCTTGATGTGGTCGTacattatgaataaaaaaaggAGATGATGTTGAAGTTGATGCAAAAATGTCGGAGTCTGCTGGTTCTGGCCATGATGAAGCTGGAGATACTGATGAGCTAACTCATAGAGTTGTTCCTTAGTTTGTTGGAATTGCTTGCTTAGTTTGTTTAGTTGGTTTTTATTATCTCTTTTGTTATCTCTGATTAATTCGCCTATGTTGTTAGTATGTTGCTAAATATCATTTAATTCATTGCTAGTGTTCTGGTTTCTCGTGTTCCAACACCTCTATCAACAATCCTCTAACAACATCTGATTTAACAATGTTGAATTCAGGGGATACTAACTTAGGGGGAGTTGCGTGCTAACTCAAGAGAGTTCtgcttattaatatttttgtgtgttttttttccaGAAAGACAACNTGTGTATTAAATTatagaattttgtttttttagattATTAAGATTTTTGATAAACTCTagatatgatatatttatttttaaaaaatatatttcctaATGAAACTAATGAAACTATTGTTTTCATATCTTGTAGGATTCTATTCAAGAAATAAAATGTAAGGCAAAGAAAgcttataaataatcaaatatagaTATTGTGATAATATGAAGCAAAGATTTTAAGATGGCGTAGGAGATCAAGTACGTACATCGATAATTTAATAAAGAGCTCAGAGCTAAGGCGTATTGAAGTGTTATCGTTGAATgttgataaattatattattttgttacaTATTATGTTAAAGTGTTACAATATTGCATACAATACATATATCTAATTCAAATAATAtctatttatttgatatttttatgtcaaacaaTTCTTTCAAAATGTAATTCAataaactattatttttatttatttgttatataAGTGGGCGGTTTACCAACGTGTGTTTTTTTAGTTTTGAGTGAAAAGTTGGACATAACTTTAATCACCATTACTTTTAAAGctactttaaaaaataattaaaccatGATGGTCCTAAAACATTTGTGAAAGTtgagttatttttttatatgggAGCTTGATGCTAAATTTTGTTAGGTAGTGCTCTGATTAATGGATTTGTTTTGGAAAGTAACAATTGACTTGGGTACNttcatggatgacccaaataagaaatctgtctcacaaaatacgacccctaagaccgtctcacataagtttttgcctaaactTTATATTCATGAGACAGTTTCGCGAGTTAATTTTATAAGATAAATACTGAaatcatctcacacaagtttttgcctagaCTTTATATTCATGAGATAGTTTTGCGAGTTAATTTTATAAGATAAATActtaaatcataatttttttaattataaatgtattgttttttggggaagttgatgaaaaatccctaatcaaaacatttctttgggttcactccttacccacaaaattgtggtactatgtcatacaaattgtggtacacttcatgtggaaatgtggtacacttcatgtgaaaatgtggtactaaaaaagtactcattgactgaatacaaaaaaaaaacgacagatagggactgaaggccaatttcccgttgTTTTTTACTATAACTATAGATAGAATCGAATAGTTAATGATAATTTGAAAGTTGGGTTGTTGACCAACTTATTGACATTTTTCTCCTCTATAGAGAGTACAACTCATAAATATTGACAAATTCACCGAATGCGATTCCACCGATTAATTAATGGCCACGAAAAGTATTAAAACAAAAtatgtaaatttattaatttaaagacaAAAAGGGGGTCagacaaaggaagtaaaaccCTGAAATGTGGGAAACGTAATTAAACGGGAAATTGGTCTTCAGTTCCCAgtcgtcgtttttttttgtgttcagtccctggatacttttttagtaccacatttctacatgaagtgtaccacatttccacatgaagtgtaccacaatttgtctgacatagtaccacaattttgtgggtagggagtgaacccaaagaaatgttttgattggggatttttcaccaacttccctaTTATTAAACTTATTTCTTGGTTATATGCTCGGATCCATGGATTGAAAATCTAAATAgatatcttatttatttttatattgtttttgtattgaataacttttaaattctttgactttgttgtgaaaaagtaaaaatttacggtaaaaagtaaaaatctcaaactcttaaaattatcacactacacactttataatatttttctctcaactcaattgtgatttttttcacaaatgagagatctatttatagaaaaattttacaaataatccaaaaataaaatacatcattacttacatcatcacacactaattttcaatattcaacacctaattttacctaattttcaacattcaacattcacattttcaacacaaatatttaacacatttttaaataatttttcaacactcccccttgtgatgatgatcataatgattgtatacattacgtgtttttatactgcctcgttaaaaaccttactaggaaaaacccattgggataaaaaccatagtaagggaaaaagagtgcagtcacgtaaactccccctcatgttgacacgaacaattcttcacaaatttcgtagattgcgcatcccaatattatatatgtgctttctgaatattgtcgtaggaagtgcctttgtgaagagatctgatgagttttcacttgattgaatgtgacgaacatcaatacatttattcttctcaagctccttggtgaatgcgaagaacttaggaggaatatgtttagttctgtcgctttttatgtatccttctttcatttgagcaacacatgcagcattatcttcatatagtatcacaggcttctcgtcgaatgataatccgcatgagatttggatatgttgagtcattgattttaaccacacac contains the following coding sequences:
- the LOC140985678 gene encoding protein NODULATION SIGNALING PATHWAY 1, giving the protein MMSNGEEQIPSHISEWIDDSISYFPMFFDDPYETGDFIGDSWWAPGQNLEQDIIDDSFITNSSMTSAALPPVPTQTPADSIISLDSTKKRKLSDDLNSKKPRKTTIKRADEQDLGPVSTEQGVVVPRKQTGNKKGNKSVGNGSNGNNKEGRWAEQLLNPCAAAVTARNPSRVLHFLYVLHDLASLSGDANHRLSFYGLCALKHHVSSAPASSFSASAGSKAFASSNPKFFRDSLIKFNDINPWFRIPNNVANTSILQILAEQAQPSNLHILDIGVSHGVQWPTLLEELTRRAGGPPPLVRLTVIAPAATNDQSRNTAPFANGPPDYDFSSKLLTFAKDLNVNLQINRLENLQMQNLNSQLINSSAEETLVVCAQFRLHNLSHGMTDDRTKFLKVLRSLNPKGVILCENNTDCCCINCGDFATGFPRRVEYLWRFLDSTSIAYKGRESEERRMMEAEAAKVLINSGEMNERKEKWCERMRHAGFTDDVFGEETIDGAKALLRKYDSNWEIRVEDRDGCVGLLWKGQPVSFCSLWKMDSGA
- the LOC140986169 gene encoding probable GTP diphosphokinase RSH3, chloroplastic; translated protein: MGVPTIVLYASPPSGVCSAPHQISPHASFDVDMNGRSNSSASASPSPSQKHLVGGLSLMFSSAQIKSASYSAGGEELASRWQERTEELASSFRQSSLSSYLKRDQAHQSPVSVLQGPNNSIGPGSRSSPMRINAGFNSVGSELSSVVSGSGALVNGFVSHALGSYVDYDSVALSLGVKDLDFSSSNDLSSDELTFNMEDTFVDFQLPPYAKDLLSEAQSTHLIFRDDFVVKAFYEAEKAHRGQIRASGHPYLQHCVETAVLLAKIGANSTVVAAGLLHDSVDDSFLTYDHIFRSLGAEVAELVEGVSKLSQLSKLARENNTASKTVEADRLHTMFLAMTDARAVLVKLADRLHNMMTLNALPLIKQQRFAKETLEIFAPLAYRLGISTWKDQLENLCFQYLNPNEHKELSSKLVKCYDEAMISSAVEKLEQALKADGTSFHCLSGRHKSLYSIYSKMLKKNLNMDAIHDIHGLRLIVETEEDCYKALKVVQQLWHEVPGRFKDYIICPKFNGYQSLHTVVIGEGTVPLEVQIRTKEMHLQAECGFAAHWRYKEGDSQYSSFVLQMVEWARWVITWQCEAMNKDGSSSGGIGSTTPPCRFPTHSEDCTFSCKPHCGLDGPVFVILIENDKMSVQEFSSNSSVMDVLETAGRGSSRRTSYGFPVKEELRPRLNYAPVSNPMCKLKMGDVVELTPAIPDKSLTVYREEIKRMYDKGSTISSSVPASGTTTRLRS